A section of the Pseudanabaena mucicola str. Chao 1806 genome encodes:
- a CDS encoding PAS domain-containing protein, translated as MTDHLNALIIDESEDDTLLLLGELRLGGFQVIWERVDTEMTLSTALERQTWDVIISEYSLSELDALKAIAIIQQRCLDIPFIVVSGSVGETVSENLLRQGASDYLSKGNLARLSAVVRRELKEANIRLERRKADRELKQTKEHLKLVIENSGIGLWDWWVQTGTLSLDDRWVEMLGYTLEELQPISIATWRNNVHPEDLPQVEIALDRHFCHEIEAYEIEFRMRHKIGGWVWVLAKGKVVEWSESDQPIRMIGTHLDITGRKQNIEMLLQINETLEERVRNLTAELKQSELRLREAQQIAHLGSWELDIHTREITWSAEVFRIFGLELDLPEPSYENFLNYFVGDDRDRFIQFIDHAITKGEIDEIDLQIRRDDGSLANIFVKIDVIKNDANQICRLFGIAMDISDRNQAKIQQQQLFQELSAFKLALDQTAIIATTDAQGKITYVNDYFCKISGYTYDELIGQNHRILKSGYHPFSFFQSMWHTIASGDVWHGEICNLHKSGSLYWVDTTIVPFINAQGRPFKYLAIRYDITAKKFTQVRLQQENNFRQQIVESMTEGLCVCHKTEKYPFLHFTVWNQRMQMITGYTLEEINRLGWEQSLKPFSTQALCNQEDFVTIDHKLCNQEWEIYHKDGRKLMIAMSKTPLLGEDGQSYMLAIIQDITDRKQTELRLEQQATQEHLLSAITQRIRQSLDLQTTFETAVQEVRQFLSADRVGIFKFYPDSNFDDGEFVAEVVLPEFDSVIATKIHDHCFGETYAAFYAQGKIQAVNDIYNAGFQDCHIQVLDQFQVRANLVVPLLNATGLWGLLCIHQCAQPRVWQDVEIDLVKQIASQLAIAIQQVSLFEQLQQELTVRQQAEAKLNEINQKLAISNEDLVKATRLKDDFLANMSHELRTPLNAILGMSEGLRDGVFGDVSDRQMKALRTIESSSMHLLALINDILDVAKIESGKVTLELNEISIENLCQSSMTFINQQAFAKNIQLISRITPHLPDLMLDERRIRQVLINLLNNAVKFTPEGGTITLSVSHHLESVGLESMNYLRITVMDTGIGISAENMPKLFQPFIQIDNALNRQNVGTGLGLALVKQIVELHGGKVGLTSELGVGSCFMIDLPYQALAKYALANLPSSTTNPEFSLSTYHASKVAPPLILIADDSEANISTLAAYLEAKGYRLLLAKNGQEAIAIAKEYCPDLILMDIQMPVIDGLEATRQIRLDPKLVNVPIIAITALAMRGDREQCLLAGANKYIMKPVKLKQLSSDIRQLLLKRI; from the coding sequence AAACTGTGTCAGAGAACTTGCTGCGTCAAGGAGCAAGTGATTATTTATCTAAGGGGAATTTAGCGCGGTTATCGGCAGTAGTGCGCCGTGAGTTAAAGGAAGCAAATATTCGTTTGGAACGACGTAAAGCTGATCGAGAACTTAAGCAAACCAAAGAACACCTAAAACTGGTGATCGAAAATTCAGGTATTGGATTATGGGACTGGTGGGTACAAACTGGAACGTTATCCCTAGATGATCGATGGGTGGAGATGTTGGGATACACGCTTGAAGAATTGCAGCCCATCAGTATCGCAACTTGGCGTAATAACGTGCATCCCGAAGATTTACCCCAAGTCGAAATAGCTCTAGATCGACATTTTTGCCATGAAATAGAAGCCTATGAAATCGAATTCCGAATGCGCCATAAAATTGGTGGATGGGTTTGGGTCTTGGCTAAGGGTAAGGTGGTGGAATGGAGTGAAAGCGATCAACCAATTCGGATGATCGGTACACATCTCGACATTACAGGGCGTAAACAGAATATCGAGATGTTGTTACAAATCAATGAAACCCTTGAAGAGCGAGTAAGGAACCTTACTGCCGAGTTGAAACAAAGTGAACTGCGCTTGCGGGAAGCTCAACAAATTGCCCATCTTGGGAGTTGGGAGCTAGATATCCACACTAGAGAAATTACTTGGTCAGCCGAAGTCTTTAGGATTTTTGGCTTAGAGCTGGATTTACCAGAGCCAAGCTACGAGAATTTTCTCAATTACTTTGTTGGGGATGATCGCGATCGCTTTATCCAATTTATCGATCATGCTATTACCAAAGGTGAAATTGATGAAATCGATCTCCAGATTCGTCGTGATGATGGTTCTTTAGCAAATATTTTTGTCAAAATTGATGTCATTAAAAACGATGCAAATCAGATTTGCCGTTTGTTTGGCATTGCAATGGATATTAGCGATCGCAATCAAGCTAAAATTCAGCAGCAGCAGTTATTTCAAGAATTATCTGCTTTTAAGCTTGCTCTCGATCAAACAGCGATCATTGCTACTACCGATGCTCAAGGCAAAATCACCTATGTCAATGATTATTTCTGTAAAATTTCAGGCTATACCTATGACGAGTTGATCGGTCAAAACCATCGCATTCTTAAATCTGGCTATCATCCCTTTAGCTTTTTTCAAAGTATGTGGCACACAATTGCTAGTGGAGATGTTTGGCATGGTGAAATATGCAATCTCCATAAAAGTGGCAGTCTCTATTGGGTAGACACCACTATAGTTCCCTTTATCAATGCTCAAGGACGACCATTCAAGTATTTGGCAATTCGTTATGATATAACCGCTAAAAAGTTCACTCAAGTAAGATTGCAGCAAGAAAACAACTTCCGTCAGCAAATTGTTGAAAGTATGACAGAAGGACTATGTGTTTGTCATAAGACTGAGAAATATCCCTTTCTCCATTTTACTGTCTGGAATCAACGAATGCAGATGATCACGGGCTACACCTTAGAAGAGATTAATCGTTTAGGTTGGGAGCAGAGTCTGAAACCATTCTCGACGCAAGCATTGTGTAATCAAGAAGATTTTGTCACCATAGATCATAAGCTCTGTAATCAGGAGTGGGAAATCTACCACAAAGATGGTCGTAAATTGATGATTGCAATGTCTAAAACGCCCCTTTTAGGAGAAGATGGCCAATCTTACATGTTAGCAATCATTCAAGATATTACTGATCGCAAACAGACGGAACTAAGGTTAGAGCAACAGGCGACACAGGAACACTTACTGAGTGCAATTACCCAACGCATTCGTCAATCCCTCGATCTGCAAACTACCTTTGAAACGGCTGTGCAGGAGGTGAGACAGTTCCTGAGTGCGGATCGAGTAGGTATTTTTAAATTTTATCCTGACTCCAATTTTGATGATGGTGAGTTTGTTGCAGAAGTTGTTCTACCTGAATTTGACTCCGTGATCGCTACAAAAATCCACGATCATTGCTTTGGTGAAACATACGCGGCTTTCTATGCTCAAGGTAAAATTCAAGCAGTCAATGATATATACAATGCAGGGTTTCAGGATTGTCATATTCAGGTGTTGGATCAGTTTCAAGTACGCGCTAATCTAGTAGTTCCTCTGCTCAATGCCACAGGTTTGTGGGGGTTGTTATGTATCCATCAATGTGCTCAGCCTCGTGTATGGCAAGATGTGGAAATTGATTTAGTTAAACAAATCGCTAGTCAGTTAGCGATCGCCATTCAACAGGTCAGCCTGTTTGAGCAATTACAACAAGAACTTACTGTCCGCCAGCAAGCAGAAGCTAAGTTAAACGAGATCAATCAAAAGCTGGCTATTTCTAATGAAGACTTGGTGAAAGCAACTAGACTCAAGGATGATTTTCTAGCCAATATGAGCCATGAACTGAGAACTCCTCTCAATGCCATTTTAGGGATGTCCGAGGGACTGCGAGACGGGGTATTTGGTGATGTTAGTGATCGGCAAATGAAGGCTTTGCGAACTATTGAATCAAGTAGTATGCATCTATTAGCGCTGATAAATGACATTCTTGATGTCGCCAAAATTGAGTCAGGGAAAGTAACTCTAGAGCTAAATGAAATATCGATTGAGAATCTATGTCAATCGAGTATGACATTTATTAACCAACAAGCTTTTGCCAAAAATATTCAACTAATTTCTAGGATTACACCACATTTGCCTGACCTGATGTTAGATGAGCGACGAATTAGACAAGTTTTAATTAATCTGCTCAACAATGCGGTCAAATTCACTCCTGAAGGTGGAACTATCACTCTATCTGTGTCCCATCATCTAGAATCCGTTGGTCTTGAGTCTATGAATTATCTCAGAATTACGGTAATGGATACGGGCATAGGAATTTCTGCCGAGAATATGCCAAAACTCTTTCAACCATTTATCCAAATTGATAATGCCTTGAATCGCCAAAATGTAGGTACAGGTCTGGGGCTGGCTCTAGTCAAACAGATTGTGGAATTGCATGGAGGCAAGGTAGGACTTACAAGTGAATTAGGGGTTGGAAGTTGCTTTATGATCGATCTTCCGTACCAAGCTTTAGCGAAATATGCCTTAGCAAATCTTCCTTCATCTACTACAAATCCCGAATTTAGCCTTTCTACATATCATGCAAGTAAAGTTGCTCCGCCCTTGATTTTGATAGCTGATGATAGTGAAGCAAATATCAGTACGCTCGCGGCTTATCTTGAGGCAAAGGGATATCGATTACTTTTAGCAAAAAATGGACAAGAGGCGATCGCGATCGCGAAGGAGTATTGTCCAGACTTAATTTTGATGGATATTCAAATGCCTGTGATCGATGGACTAGAAGCAACTAGACAAATTCGGCTTGATCCTAAATTAGTCAATGTACCAATTATTGCGATTACAGCTTTAGCGATGAGAGGAGATCGTGAACAATGTCTGTTGGCTGGAGCCAATAAATACATCATGAAACCAGTTAAACTAAAGCAGCTATCTAGTGATATCCGACAGCTTTTACTCAAGCGAATTTAG